A DNA window from Ralstonia solanacearum K60 contains the following coding sequences:
- a CDS encoding PAAR domain-containing protein, with product MRGVIRVGDSTSHGGQVLTGAEHSRVMGKPVARVGDKCSCPMPGHQDCKIVEGDPNVRIEDRMVAFHGHKVSCGATLISSAPNSGRS from the coding sequence ATGCGAGGCGTAATCCGCGTGGGTGACAGCACAAGTCACGGCGGCCAGGTTCTGACGGGCGCGGAACATTCTCGCGTGATGGGCAAGCCCGTGGCCCGCGTCGGGGATAAGTGCTCCTGCCCGATGCCAGGGCATCAGGATTGCAAGATCGTGGAGGGTGACCCCAACGTGAGGATTGAAGACCGCATGGTCGCTTTCCACGGGCACAAGGTGTCGTGCGGAGCGACGCTGATTTCGAGCGCGCCGAATTCCGGGCGGTCTTGA